In the Phycisphaerales bacterium genome, one interval contains:
- a CDS encoding VPLPA-CTERM sorting domain-containing protein, producing the protein MSVFHNNLLVIAAATPIAVCSFVQADAIDITTVSNSIDALAYLDPFNTDADATGDVGNNPWSGSANAELSNSSGAVQAMGTGNTSWNGNSFQSSYTNNTSVSNDIKEEFNADAKSTVSAVFTALETTSYQLTIAITALNYIVSTDQVSGNFSLQSTGAILHEWSGSQAAGSATFTFTGSITAGDSFVLTTSASSLLNSSGTDAFAGNSTTTGLASFDLSFVAGTVIPLPAAGFMGLAGLGGLMISRRRR; encoded by the coding sequence ATGAGCGTGTTTCACAATAACTTATTGGTCATCGCCGCTGCGACACCTATAGCAGTCTGTAGCTTTGTTCAAGCGGATGCAATTGATATTACGACAGTCAGTAACAGCATTGATGCCTTGGCATATTTGGACCCTTTCAATACTGATGCTGATGCAACCGGCGATGTGGGTAACAACCCATGGTCAGGGAGCGCTAACGCAGAGCTAAGTAATAGTTCGGGTGCAGTCCAAGCCATGGGTACAGGCAATACCTCATGGAATGGAAACAGTTTCCAATCTTCGTATACAAACAATACAAGCGTTTCAAACGATATCAAAGAAGAGTTCAATGCTGACGCTAAATCAACGGTGTCTGCAGTTTTTACGGCTTTGGAAACGACCAGCTACCAACTGACCATTGCTATTACTGCTCTAAATTATATTGTTAGTACTGATCAGGTCAGCGGCAACTTTAGTCTTCAATCGACAGGTGCGATCCTTCATGAATGGTCCGGCTCCCAAGCTGCCGGATCTGCAACCTTCACGTTTACTGGATCAATCACCGCTGGTGACTCTTTTGTTCTCACGACCTCAGCTTCGAGTCTTCTCAATAGTTCTGGTACTGATGCCTTTGCTGGCAACTCGACGACAACTGGCCTCGCATCGTTTGACTTGAGCTTTGTAGCAGGCACGGTGATCCCACTGCCAGCAGCAGGTTTTATGGGTCTCGCAGGTCTAGGTGGATTGATGATCAGCCGCCGCCGCCGGTAA